Genomic window (Musa acuminata AAA Group cultivar baxijiao chromosome BXJ1-9, Cavendish_Baxijiao_AAA, whole genome shotgun sequence):
agcactcatataggacatcattggtgtctcaagtctaaggaccagatacaccactaggactacggaatcgctgtctgacaataaggcatcatcaaccatccaacattccgtaagcggatcaatcagtgaactcattctccaatgagcacctgtactgtatccctagtgtccccacacaagcagttatgagatcagctgcatccatcatatggacgggtatacagcacaccagtttgtccggttatcacgatatccctctcgagtaacctatgaccaggattatttaggatatgtgtttaaatgtgaatcaatctcactatcgtgatctcatcacgatccaattcccattgcacaaatccaaggacatcataatatatgtatgtatttatgcaatagttataaagtgatatatgccaaaatataataagcaaaaagattctatattaagtcacacgtgccatcactcacgtgattggcttgctgggcacctatgactagtagatatACGAGAGTAATATCCTCATTTATTCTACTAAGGtatgctaaatttggggaccaaattttttttaggaggggagaaatgtaatcaaatcaaatatttaatttaggAATCAACTTttatttccttacttgccattggGAATTAGGAAAtgactattaagcattccaaatacGATGATATcacatttgttagtatattaaataaaaaataatttatatgaaataaatataaaaattaaggagAACTTTCTTTAATAGAGGCTCATATCCTCCTATTTAAGGGAAGAAATTTCTTTCCTtcattcctcacctagtcgaactCAACAATGGGAGGAACAAGGAGTTACATCATATTGAGGAGagataggtttccctacctttttgaaaaaaaaaaaattattttatttttattttaattccttaaatgttaaattttttgtagtttaaaaatatttatcaatccttttaatgtcaaaatatttattgttggattaaaatatattatctaaagtTTTAAGGGATTATTCAATCCTCTTTAAaagtttttattttagatttaaacatattaaaattatatatattttatgtattaaatacATAATATCTGATTTTTCATATTTggattaagaatattattttcttatattGTATTATCGTTTAccttttaatcttatctggattaaaatatactataagtagttcaaaaaatattttttaatcctttaaatgttttttttattgttagattctaatatattatttgaaaatttttgatCCCTTTTAAGCTTtagaattttattatttgattagattatgttgaaattatgcatacaTTATATGTATTGAAAGTATGATTTTTAATTCTTTTTGAATTACAAATATCATTTCCTTGTATTGAATTTTATATTTCAATCTTATtctttaatttatgttttaatGTATTATGGTCGGTCAatatatattgttataatttGATATTGATGAAATTAGATATGAATATGGTTAAAATAGCTCGCAAGCTATACCTAATCCATTGGTTAGGTTACAACCCACTAGCTAGGCTAAATCAATAGACCAGGCCCAGCTTGTAGGCTAGACTCAACTCGCGGGTCAAGCCCtagcccgtaggctaacccagcctagCCCAACATGGGCAGTCATGTGCAATGCATATGATCAATCCGTGGGCTAAGGTTGGTCCAACCTAATATGATGCATGCACAATCATGTGCAATGCACTAAACTAGTATATGAGCTGGCTTagcctagcccaatattattgttggatttgagctcaaatattgattgaactaaaccaaACTTAATTAGTCTATATCGATTTAGAttctgaattgattgacttattcaagtcagtTTTACCTAATTTGAACCTAatttagtccaaattatactaatATATGGTAGTTCCAGAtcagttaaatgaggattagagatcggttcaactAGGTTGTAGTTAAATCGAGTTTAATCTGATCGATTGAACTATGGTTTAAGTAAATTGAGGCTATTGATAGTATTTGACATGAATAATGTTTAAAAGAGATATTTTTGGTATATTATTTCATCCTGATGTAGACATGACCAGTATGAGATAGTGTTATTATCCTATTAAGGGCAAGTAGGgtaattcccttcggggattagtagGTCGTCGGATGTGGCAGTTGGATGGTAtcttcatttgctgttgggaagaacaTATCCCCACTTTAGCGTgtgagggacaccactccatccgttgttgggagagcgATATGAGTTTgcttccatccgttgttgggggaGTACTCTTTCGGGTATTTTATATACATCAAtgagattattgatttttatcatgtttttattttgagttaacttttggggttcctacttagTGTTACtgatttatctttatttttaattttcagaaCAATCTCCTACTAGCACTAAATTGAATTCCAACGGAGAATGGACATTCCTCTACCACTACGTAGAGCCACTTAGATGATTCATTgagttaacatcactatatttattttttaacttatttaacaaataaataaattataataaaatatttataaattatgaataaattGATGTGTAGAAAGATGTGATcccgaaaaaaaaaatcacacccTATATTAAGTATTAATTTTGTTATTTTATAAGTTCTTACgctaaaattttttttattaggtaTAGTCATGACTTCGTCTCTTCTTGCTAATACTCATCATCCTTAAATTGCAATCaaagtttataattaataaaataaatgttACTCGAGAGAATTTAACCTTCTCGATTGAGGTTTTCGAAAATGATGTCTGAGTCTCTCGTTAAGGTCCAAATAAAACTAGCATACTCCATCTTACCTTTTACATTATCAAATCCAAAAAGAGTAGGCGAATCATCGATCCATCATGCTAATTAATACAGATTAGTCACGGAAATAGCAAGATCTAATTAATGTAAATGAGAAAACAATAACACGAAGTACGAATTAAAGAGACGTTGCATGGTTCCTGTGAGAAGAGCTCACTTTCCTAAACCAGCGTTCTCCTTTTATACGGTCTTATGTGGTCACAAGAGACTTGGGCAACAAAGTACGTGATCACATTTAACATCACATCCAATCTATTTTACTTCCCGTGACCAACATTTAGAGCTTCGAGATGTGGTCTCAAAATGGCCTCGTAGGACAACTCATGCTATAGCCATCGTGGCTTCATTGGAGTGCAAGAATAGACAAGACGCCATGATATCGAGTGTAGATGTCAAGATAATGAttgtaggaaaaaaaaaatctctaaataCATAAATAATTAAAGAAACATGAGAGAATAGGATTTAGAAATTATAACACTAATATATGTAAATATTATTAGTTGTTAAATTGACTTGATGGAAATGAATCGATCTATTTTGTTCTTCCAGTACTCTCTTTTCAAGATAAAACAAAGGTTATTAGATAATTcgaaattaaaaagaaaagggaaaacttTTTCAAAGACTAAAAATGTTTGTGTTCTATGTTCCATGTTTTACATTTGATTTCTTATAAAAGGCAAATGAGCTTTTCGGTAGATGCTAGTAAGTGTCCATTTGATtagttttaaagaaaaatattatttttataatccaTCTCATGAGTGATGTGAGAGTGTTTTTTTATTAAGGAACCCACCTTTCCTACCTTAATATCATCGATACTGTTCCTCTAAAGGTGCTAAACATCttacaaattttattttaatttgaaatagaGTTTTGATCTCTTTATATGGACCATTTTCTTGTAAATATTCTAAGCTTATAGGGGATCAATAATTCAAAATGATCAAACAATTATATTAGCATATAGCTTTTTAAAACAATGAGAAGGGGCTCATAGATTTATGAATAAAAAGAATATATGTAAAatcaacactatatatatatatatatatatatatattttacgcTTATgaattaaataacaaaaaatatatatttttacactATTAATgtgaattttaaatataaataacatgtgaatatatacatatatattgaattgattaataattaaaaagggctaaaaaggaaaaaaaataaatgtatAAACGAGTTGGTCTCTCTGGGCGACCGCTTCGAGCGGACGATTTCCCGGCCGCCTCGCCCCCCCTCCCTCCCCGCCCTCTCTCTCCCCTAATCCGCTTTGAACGCACGATTTCCCGgccttctcctctttctctttcggAGAGAACGCGAAAGAGAAGGAGATCTCTTTTGCAgatctgcttcctcttcctctgagAGTTAGGGCTGCCGCTCCTTTCTGTTTTGCCTTCTCGGTGTCGTCGATGGCGGAGGTCTTTGATTTGGCTGCGGGACGTTTGTCTCGGATGCGCAGCTGAAGAAGCAGCGGGCGGCCGAGTTGGAGGCCGAGAAGAGAGTGAGGGGcttttttctttttacctttttttttatcttgagttCTGTGTTGTGGTGGGTAAGGGTGGAGGAGATCGGCGGAGGAGATGAGCGCGTCGAGGTTTATAAAGTGCGTCACGGTGGGGGACGGTGCCGTCGGCAAGACTTGCATGCTTATCTCCTACACCAGCAACACTTTCCCCACGGTGCGTGCTGAAAAttccgatctttttttttttgtgttctttTCTTGCTTCCGTCACCTTCTCGATATTTTCCTGTGGGAGGAAGACACTCGTGGtgtaggggaaaaaaaaaaaatctgctctTGACGAGGTTGAATTTTTGTTGAAAAGGTTTTATTTGTTGTTCCCCTCTTGTTCGTAGTAAAATTCCTTCTGAGGGAAATTTCAAATCCCTAGGGTTCTCAGGTGTATAATTTGACGATACGAAGAATTGTGGGATTATTCTATTCAAATTTGTGGATTGCTGATTAGAAAAAGGGGCTTTGTGATAGAAAATGGTACGCTTGAACTAATTAGGACGTATTTCAGGACTGACGTATGTGAATTATACGGATGTGTCTTTATTATGCATAGCATAAAGAAACCTctgaatctttcttttttttttttggaaatgatGTTGAAAATAGCAGTAGTTTGAAGATCTGGAGACGCCAGAATGATTCCTGGTTCTGTTTTCTTGAAAAgtttgatattttattggttTACGAGGAAAGCTGTCCATATGTTTGAGGGCTATGTTGATTTCTCTAATCCCAAAGAATCCGTTAGTTTCTGTCGAACATTGTATTGTATGCCATGCTGCAAAATATGTGGCAACACCATTTCACTTAGTTGTTCCATTCAAGCATCCAATCCACCTTCTTTTTCATCATGTGGGGAAAAAATGTTATCTTTTTAATGGAAAATCATTAATGCTTCTAGTAACTGTCTTTATGGACCAATTAAGCATCGTATCCACCTTCTTTTTCATTATCTGGTGACAGAAGTGTGGTCTCTATAATGGCAATCTTTTAATATCTTTATTAACTGTTAGTTTGCACTTTATGGACCATAACTTTAGACTTTTGCCTCTTTGAAAGAGGATTTTCATTCAAGACGATCATTTCTTGAtaaatttttattgttaattttgTCTTTGAGGGATGAGAATGTGCAAATCATGGCCTTATAAGTCCTGAATTAGGATTTTTAACTCAAGGCTTTTATTCCTAGAGGAGACTATCATTGTTAAGTCCACATTTTGAGGGACGAGAGTTTATGGAGGCCTACAATTGCAGATACTTATATTCCTTATCTTCTGAACAGGATTATGTTCCTACCGTTTTTGACAATTTCAGCGCAAATGTAGTGGTGGATGGTAACACAGTTAACTTAGGTTTGTGGGATACTGCAGGTACATTGAATTTTATTTCTCTCTTTTGCCTGTTGATTCTCTCCTTTTTTGTTTTAATCCCTGCATTCCTTGTATATTTTAGTTTCCACACTAGTAAAATATTATGTTTTCTTTAAACAGGCCAAGAGGATTACAATAGATTAAGACCTTTGAGCTACCGTGGTGCAGATGTTTTCTTGCTTGCTTTCTCTCTCATTAGTAAAGCCAGCTATGAAAATGTTGCCAAGAAGGTGATGGATTTTGCCTCATTCTTACATCTTTGTTTAAAAGTATCCAACTTGTTACAAAAAAGGTGCATGGTTTGCTGAttcctttttttcctcttttttttttattctgattTCTCAGTGGATTCCTGAGCTAAGGCACTATGCACCTGGTGTGCCCATAATTCTTGTTGGAACAAAGCTTGGTAatgttattatgatattttaatttgtttcacttcttattttcatttttcttgTTATGGTTATGGTGGAATTTGACTTGGTGACTTAGAAGTCTCCTATCCGCTTTGTGTACAAGTATCAGATTCAAGATTAGTTGCTTTTGAATTTTGTTTTGAGGGTTGGTAGTTATGAGCCAGACAGAACTTTGACAACTATATGTTCAGTGCAAAATGAATGGAGAGAAAGTAAGGATGGCTTGGAGCAACCATTGCTAGTGGACAAAGAACATACAATAGTTTGATTTCTGTTACAACTCTGAGAAGACTGATTACAGACTTATGGAAATATCAGCGACCTTTAAGATTAGGACCAAATTTATTCAACATGATTTTGTACCTGGTCAAGACTTATGTTGACTCAACACTAGCTCGACCCTAACCTATGCAACCCAAAGTAGTCATGTAACTTTTTGAAACTTGGATCTGTTGTGTTTACTTTTCTTGTTATCTGTGAGGATTGTGGTTTGTCCAGGTTTTTTTGACACATGCTTGCGGTGAAGTTGCTACAGAATTAAATTGCAATGCTTTGATGTTTATCCTTGCACATCCTACACTGATGATGATACTGACAATAGTGTATAATCATTGTTGATCTTCACCCTGTTGAGCTACTATGATTCGCTGAGCATTATTTCTTTATGAACGACCGGTCACATTTAGCTTTTATCATCTTCTTATATCGTCTTCTCTTGCATCTTAGAACTGTCATTTGAGTTATTTTTCATAGAGTTGATTGTGTATGAATGTTTCCTGTTGGAGGTATATCAAGTTGGCTTACAAAGTCGGAAGTATATGACGTGTTCTTATTTAGCATTTGAGAACTTGGTGATACTAATAGGatcatttttatgtaattctATAGGTGATTTTGGTGTCTTTCCCAAAATAAGGATGTGCAATATGGTGGTGTATGAGCATGACAAGTTCAATTAGATATAATCAAGTTAGTTTGAGCTTAGGTTCAAGTTAtctaaatcttttttttattttttagaaaatttcAAATGTATTTTAGTCATTAATTTTATGGTAGTTTTCTTGTGCCTTTAGAGTCATATCAACTGTCAGATTAGGATTTAGGGAGTTGCAAAGGCCTCCTTATGTAGGATTtcttatattatgatttttttcaaACATAAATTTATCTTGGATTATGAAATCTATAGTGGTTAACAATACAAGTCTTGTACTGGTGGAATTTGATTAATGATATTTTCTTGGCTGATCGGATATTATATGTTTCTTCAGTTTGGACCTATTTGAATACAAGGAAAAGGGTAGAATCTTTTTTTCAGTAAATTTTTTCCATAAAAAATTAGTTGGAGTTTGGTTTATAGGAAATAGGAATGAAAATcaatttccttttccttttccgaGTTTGAGGTGTAGGAAATGATTCGTATGGGGTTTGGGTTTGACGATCCGTCGACTCGATACCACCTTTCGGATGGAGGTTTTGGCTGAGGAGAGAACTATTGTTAGATGACCAAGTGTAAAATCGAAAAAAGAACAACCTCTATTGTTTGTAACGTAAGAGTGCTAACTATAAGATTTAAGGCGATGAAATTAAAAGTGTGTAAAGAGACTAATAGGTACGTAGAGTGTAGGTTGTCTTTGAACAACACTTGGGTGCTCTCGGTAGATTATATTTCATCGTCGGTTTCGGTCTCCTCCTCTCTCACTACTGGAACCTCTTCCTAAGGTTTGGTCATTAGGCAACAAGCGTTGGCGACTTCTCACAGCAATTGGGCAGAGCTTGATGCAAAGCTTCGACTGTTGGAACTCGAGGAAGAAGTCTACGGCCAGAAGGATTGGCTGCACCGCGTAAAGttccttctctcttctcctctcttctctcttttGATATTGGAACAATTAAGGCTGGTTGGGCTCTTGCTAGAGACTATTTTGATTGCCTTTAGAGTTTAGATGTTGACACACCCCTTGTTTTATAGGGTAAGGGGTGCctcaggtccttagggtttaatgACTTTCTTTGAAGGGCACGCATAGATAGTACTTTCCTTGTAGGGTTGCTAAACCCCCTTGTTTGGTGGCTACCCCTATTTCGGTGAGGGCTTCCCTAATCCGAGTCCTATTAGGATTTGGATTGAGCTAAGTGGGTTGTTTGGACTTGGGCTTTACTTGACCAAACATGGCTTCGAGTATTCAAGAGGCCCTTGGATAGGGGTCGGCCAAACTAGTTGAATGGTGTTAAGATCGTCTTTGATTATGACTCCCCTAGTTAGGTGATTCACGTCCCATTGAATCTTGCTTTGAAGTTTGGAAAACTTAGCTTCGGTAGCTTCTTTGGAGAATCATCTTGTTGCACTTGGTTTTTACTCCTTGCGTCCAATTTGGAAGACAACTTTGATGCCTTGCCGGGTGGTAGTGAACTTCTCGACGATAGTGTCTTTTTCAAGTGGCTTCTCTTGGTCGGTCACCAAGTCTTCGATGGATGATAGCGTCTCATTCATCTCATCGTCTAACATCAAATGCTCGAACGATTTCAAGTTCTCGACGTTCACAACAGAGTACATCTCCATATAAGGTGGCAACTCGAGTTGGCATGCATTATTTTGAATCCGCTCCAAGACTTTGAACAGTCCATATCAGATGGCCTTTagcttctttccttctcttttgagtCTTTCTTTCCCAAAGtgtagcaaaaaaaggtctccttCATGGAATCGTCCTTTGACACGGTGTCGATTGTGTCATTTGTATTTTTGTTGGCTTCGTTGAAATTGCTTCACAATCTCTTCATGCACCTTGTGGATGTTCTCTAGAAATTTCTAGGCTTGTTGTGTTGCATTGCTTTTTGTTGGATGTAACTGATTCTGAATCGATTATAAATTGCAGATCGAAAGAACTTTGCGATAAATAACTCGAGCATACCTCGAATGGTGATTTGTTACTAGAATTGTGCATCGCTCGATTGAAAGCAAACTAAAGGTACGATAAGCTTTCATCCCATGTCTTCGAGTGTCGAAGTTGTATTCTCGAAGGAGATGAGCCATAGTGCGGTTCACTATGGTTTAGCCGTCGATTTGTGGATGGAAGGCTGTGCTCTTTTCCAGTTTGGTGTCCATAAATGAATTCCAAAAGTTGGTCAAGAAATGCTTGTTACGGTTGAACACAATGGAACTCCGAAGGCTGAAGTGTGTCCACATGTGTTAGAAGAATAATTGGGCTATTCCTTCTCCAGTGATTATCTTCTTGCTAGGCATGAGCACCACCATTTTCGATAACttatcgaccaccacaaagagatAGTTGTGTCACTGTCTCATCGTAGGGAGACTTCCCAAGAAGTCCATAGATACGCTTTTTTATGGTTGTGATGGAACGGGCAATAGAGTGTACAATTCTAATTTTCGATTGGTCGACTTTAAAGTGTTGCAAAGGACACATCCTCGCACGAACTACGCCACATCTTGCTGCATCCGAGACTAGTAAACATGTCATTGTAGGTTCATCAAAGTCTTGTTCACACCAAGTGTTTTACGACTTTTGATGAGTGTGCTTGTTGGATCTAATTCACGTGATTTGCTTTCTGCGGTATGCAAAGCTAAGCACCCTTGTAGAGCACTCCTTGGAGAATGAATTTCATGTCAATTCTTGATTTGACTTTCTCCATGATGTCTTTAAATTTTGGGTCTTCAATGTATATGTTTGCATAGTCTTCGTGAAAACTAGATTCGTCCTACATATGCACTGACAAGTAAAGACTCACGATCGAGGATCATGGAACATGTCAGCTACCTTGTTTTGCCCACCCTTTTGTACTTGATCACTAAGTTGAATTGTTGCAGATATGACATCCACTTCGTATGCCGTGCTTGCTACAATTTGGATTACATTCAAAGGTATTGAACTGGTCGATGGTTGGTGTAGACAATCGTCTCCTTCCCCAAAAGATACACACGCTAATGTTTGATTGTTTGGTGTGGCGTGAGCAATTCTTTGTCATAAGCGGGATAAGACTTCTGAGATCCTAGGAATATCTTAGAGTGGTATGCCATGGGTCGGCCATCTTGCATCAAAACATCTCCTATTGCATATTTCAATGTGTCCACCTCTAACTGGAATGGTCGTTGCAGACTTGGTAAGGTTAGCATGGGCGCCTCACTAGAACGTATCATCATGCTTTTCCATCCACTTGAATCTTTGCCTTGCCTTGGTGAGGGAATGTAAATGAGTTGCAAGAGTAGAGAAGTTTTGGAGAACTTACTAGGTATTGGTGTGTTCCTAGAAAGCTTTAAATTTCTGTGATCGTCCTTGGTTTTGGCCACTCTCGGATTGCCTTGACCTTGTTTGAGTCGATCGTCGATCTAGattcttcctccaccaatgatgaAGCCAAGGTTGATGAGCTTTCTTTTACCAAATTCGTATTTCTTTAGGTTGAGTCGCAGTTGGTGTTTCATCAAGACCTTGTTTGAGTcgcttgtgttcaacatgttctttTTGCTATAGATGATGTCATCGAGGTGGACGATGACGAAATCTCCGATATAATGACAGCACATCGTCCATGAGTCGCATGAAGGTGGTCGATGCTTTGCAtaggccgaaaggcatcaccaactaCTCGAACAACTCGTTGTCTTGAATGTTGTTTACCAGGTATATTCTTGGATTCAAACTTGATATCCTGATTTGAGATCTAGCCTTGAGGAGACTATGGTAGGTTGTAGTTGCTCTTGCAAATCGTTGATCCGTGGCAACGGTTATTGATTCTTCATTGCGATCTTGTTTAAGGCACGATAGTCGGCGCACATGTGCTAACCTTTGTCTTTCTTTGGCGCTATCACCATCGGTGAGCCATCGGTGAGCCACAAGGGGAATTGCTTGGTTGAATGACACCACTCTCGATTAGCTCAACAACTTTCTTTGGATTTCGTCGTTCTCCATGATCGAACTCTGGTACATGCTAAGATACAACAAAGGTCGAAAATAAGCTAGATTTCGTGCTCCACTAGGCATCGTAGGGGAAGACCAACTGTGTTCTTCAAAAAGATTTGGATACTTGCTTATGGCTACTGTAGGCCTTTGTTTTTTGTGGTTTTGTGTGCCGAAGTCAAGGCTAATGTTTGTGTCACTACTGTAATTGGCCGGTTGAGTAGGAGCACAAACTTTCGGCATGCGTCCACCATCCT
Coding sequences:
- the LOC103998542 gene encoding rac-like GTP-binding protein 5, whose protein sequence is MSASRFIKCVTVGDGAVGKTCMLISYTSNTFPTDYVPTVFDNFSANVVVDGNTVNLGLWDTAGQEDYNRLRPLSYRGADVFLLAFSLISKASYENVAKKWIPELRHYAPGVPIILVGTKLDLRDEQQFFIDHPGAVPISTAQGEELRKQIGAASYIECSSKTQQNVKAVFDAAIKVVLQPPKQKKKKKQQKGCSIL